The sequence ctattgatttttttatagttttatagatttttttagttATCTTGAGGCCCCATTGGAAGTTTGCTAAGACCCCCTAGTGGACCCCGGCctcctggttgagaaccactgatctattgcaaataaattattaatgaatttaataattaaaccACGAGGGCCAGGGATGTCATTTGGGACAGGGCTTAGGATTTTATGACCAAAAGGTTCTTAATTTTACTCTTCCTGTCACATTAGGGTTTATTTCGGGTGGCTCCCTCAGCCTCCAAGCTGAAGAAACTTAAAGCATCTCTGGACTGTGGGGTTCTGGATGTGCAGGAGTACTCAGCCGACCCACATGCCATCGCAGGTGAGCGTCTTAGCTTTTAAAATGTTCACTGATCTATCCGCAGTGTCTTTTTAGTGGATCGCAGCTACAAAGTCTCAATGGCAGTTTGTATTGTGTCCCAGGTTAATTTGATCTCATTACACTGGTGCTGAAGCGTGACCTTGTTGCCGCCAGTTAGGGGGGCCAGAGCCGACAGGTGGTACACGCTGATTGTGGCCATGACAGCTCATTTGTCAGACTTCTCTTTAGTATTTCAAGCAGAGAATATCACACCTCCTGTCATGTCCTGTGCTTCCCTCTTTCACCATGTCCCGGCTTCTTTCACTCTCTTGTTCTTCCCTCTGACCTCTTTCCTTCTTCATCTGCTTCCCTCAGGAGCTTTGAAGTCTTATCTTCGTGAACTTCCCGAACCTCTAATGACCTTTGAACTCTATGATGAATGGATTCAAGCCTCAAAGTAAGTATCGATAGTCTGCCCCAACACAAACTCCATTACCCGGTACTATTTGCCATTTTCAGATACATTCAAGACATTTGCTCGGTTCCAAAACGTTCCCTGATCACAGAGTTTTCATCTGGAAGATGTATTTTAAGGGCATTTGCTTATCTGCAATATGTCTCCTGTAAGCCTCGTGTAAAATGTTTCCTGTGTTGAAAAGACCAGCCTGAAAATCGATTTATTATCAATAAAGCCGGTTCTGTTATAAGCGGTAAATCTCCAGCTCTTGCACGCATTCACATGGAGtagcattaactacacagagctgttgttcaaTGACAAGCTGTGCAAAAACGCAATCATATTTTGCGAAtcttttgcgcagcttgtcaatGAACAATtgctctgtgtagttaatgcaGCTCCACGAAAAACCGCGCAGGTAATGGAGATTTACCattgattacagaaccggcttttcttaaaaaatgcgcaGTCAAATATCACAtgcgatttattgtgcagccctactctCTGTAACTGAAATCTTGGAAATGTACATGTGCTTCTggtagtgagctgcctacctggatttaaagggatagttcgctcATAATTGAACACTGTCGAGgaccagaaacatagtaaggacatgattaaaatagtccatgtgtcatcagtggttcaagcataatttcttctcttctgtggaTTATAGTGTAAGTGAATGTGTAGCTGTTAGTATTAGCTTCCCTTTGGAATACACTGTCAGAAAACTACTAGTGTAATAGCTTTTATACTCAAtgtatatactataaaatatgttAAGTGAACTTAACATTAAATTTACAATGGTAGATTTGTCACTGGAATGTACACTGTAGAATGTAAAATCAGCTGAATGTTTATCTGTTTCTGTGTGGGTTAATCACAATGTGGGGGAAAAGAAAGATCAAGTTTAGTTGCACCCATGATGAACATACAGCAGTATATTCTTACACTGTATACTATACCATAATGCATTTCTCCCTGTGTCTTTAGTATTCAAGATATGGATAAAAGGCTCCAAGCCCTTTTGTGTACATGTGAGAAACTACCAGCAGACAATCTGAACAACTTCAGGTGTGTGGTGCTTAttatttgttgtttctgacgaggcCTTTGTCTTTGAATGAGTCACGAATGCAAGAGCTCATTAGAAGAGAGGAGTGTCAAATCTCTGTCCCATCATGAGCTATGCAGCAGTTCCTTCGCTGACAGGAAGTGGGcatgtttctgaaataaaaagttCATTAGTCCTACTGAGAATATATTTGAGTTTGGAAATGTCCTTCAGTTTAGCCTGTTTAGAATGCCAACTATACAGAAGCTGTCTCTGGCAAAGATAAATTCAGCCTTTTCATTTCACACTGACTGATTCGGCCAAAGAATTAGAGccacacaataaataatacataactaATCCAGGATTAAGTTCAAACAAAGCCTCAGTTTAAGAAAATAAGCATGCCTGTTAATATTGATtacgcattttttttttattttttataattcatctaATTCAAATCCTGTGAATTTTTGGCACGTCTTTACTTCTAGCCTTTTTTGCAAGCTTTCTAGACGTACAGTATGCTGTGGGTCTTGGCTGTTTGACTGCACCTGCCCTCTGTCAGAGCTActgaaatattgataatataCAGCGACAGGAATAACAAATGTAAGAGTGAATGCCAGGGCTAAACCTTTCGGTCAAACTGAGATTGAAACTGaagttttatatttctttcttttctaaacAGATATTTAATCAAGTTCTTAGCCAAACTCACAGAGCATCAAGATGCTAATAAAATGACGCCAGGTAATATTGCAATAGTTCTTGGACCCAACCTGCTGTGGACACATTCAGAAGGGTGAGTGCATGTCTTCCCTTTGGATTGTTTCTCACATTGATGTGGAGCGCAGCAAATTCACAAAgcaatttaaagggacagttcactgaaaaaaaaaagaaaattctgttattattacaGTATCACTTGtgactttattatttttcttccgTGGAGCACAGTGTTGTTAATGCTAACTAGAACAcactattaaaaattattttctttttacaatttgcaataaaatataaaacaaataaaaaaatttaaaacgtAAAATTTGAGAAAAATAGTAGATTAAGCCAAAGTggtaaaattgttaaaaagaagcaaaaaataaatgtttacaaaggAAAAAATTTGTGAAGCACATAAAATGATTTAtgctaaatgaatgtaaaaaatgtgcaaaaaaaagctacatcaaaataacaaatactataatatgataaatacaaaaataagcaCTTTTAAAGAATCCATACAAAAAAGGTTCATAGTGGTTATGTCTGTCAAGCTTcaagaacaataaaaacactataaaagtaGTTCATATGGTTCATAAGTTGTTTGGATTCATGCAAAGGTTTGTGTGTCTTCTGACTGACAATTCATTTTTTGGGATCCCTGCAGATGTGGTCACTGTGAAATATAGTTTTATGGAGAATGCGGATTGCTTAAAGTGtaaccttttgtgttccacaaaagcaAGAAAGTCACACAGTTTTGGATCAACATAAGTTAGTTAATGATATTTTTAGGTATACTTCTTCTTGAATGCATCTAGTAGTTTTATATTTCGACATAAATAATGCTCAAATGGGTCATTTATCTTCATAGGAACATGACGGAAATGATGACCACCATGTCCCTGCAAATCGTTGGCATCGTTGAGCCGATCATCCAGCATGCTGACTGGTTCTTCCCTGGAGGTTAGACAGAAAGAGTTGTGAAAACATATTCGCACATACACACAAGCGTGTTCTCCTGCCAGATTTGGACTTATTTGTCTTTGCTATTCTTAGAGATAGAGTTCAACCTGACAGGCAGCTTCGGCAGCCCAGTCCATACCAACCACAACTCCAACTACAGCTCCATGCCCTCGCCCGATATGGACCAATCAGATCGCAAACAGCAGCATGACCAGAGCCGACGCCCACTCAGTGTTGCTACTGACAACATGATGCTGGAATTCTACAAGAAGGATGGGTAGGTTGTTCAGCACTCATGTCTCAGTCAGCCACCTCCACCTCCATCTCTCCTCTTTTCCTTTTCCCTCCCACACTCTTCCATTAGCTTCCTATACCATCCTtacttcttaaagggacagttcacccaaaactctCCCTTCATATCGttctaaacctgtgtgacttttttCCATGAAACAAAAGGTAGATTTTTGAAGAATATGTTGGCTAGaggattaatttaaataaaaacaaaattgcgATATGGATATATCAAATCGTAAAGGctgcaaattaattaaataaatacatgagttGTGGGTTTCAGAGTGAAGCACTGTGTTTATTTACACACAAGCAGCTCATGATCCAATGTTTTCCGTTTCTCAAAGAAgctcatgacatttgccaagtatggcaACCCacactcggaattggtgctctgcattgaACCCattcaaaattgaattaaaaattaaatttatgcatttagcagacgcttttatccaaagcaacttacagtacatccaggctatcaatttttacctatcatgtgttcccagggaatcgaacccccaaccttgcactagcttgcttgctaacccaacgctctaccagttgagctacaggaacactaaacggccaagtgcacacacacacagacagcagtgagaagcgaacacacacccagagcagtgggcagctatagatccagcgcccggggagcaactggggcttcagtgccttgctcaagggcacttcagccacgGGTATTgattcatgtaggttgtctacaaacctgaaggttggtggttcaatccacGGCTCCACCTGaccccagctgctcctgacgagctggatggtgccttgcGTGGCTGACACCACAGCCGacggtgaatgtgaggcaacttgtaaagtgctttggatggccatgagTCTGTTGACAGCACTATATAAAATGCAGTCTATTTTTTACCATTCACCCCACCGACAACTCCTGCCAGCAAAAAGACTcaaaccttctggtaactagtccagctctcttaccattaggccacagctgcctcaACCACATCATGCGTCAACAAAAGAGATGCTTTATGATGTGGCTTTCCTTCgggaaaaaaaagaatgttgatggtttaatgtttgaatattaagaaattaagacagccataaatattagtattgcttttttacagcagtaatataacattaaatgatttttatattgtttttcttaaattcctaaaatatatatattttttttattgtatagtaaagtattacaatagtaatgtttgttttaatatataatgtatatatatatttaataataatatgaccaatattatatttttttattagtagtagaagtcttttagttaaaaaaaaatatatatatttgtatatgtaaacACACGTATACGTGTACATTAAAcgtacatgtatttatatatcttatcttttattttatttcatagttataCAGATACATAATTACAACAATTTTGGACAACTTTTAAACGCACAGCACAGCAAATCTGATTTCAAATGgcaaatttatttagaaaaacacaatttaatttcTATCTAGATCGTGCAgcgattgttgttttttttttttttttttaatgctggtgACCACAAGTGCCTTATTACTTCAAAAGACTTACTTGTGAGTGGACTTTTTTGTGGTGCTTTTTTGGCACATTTTGGAGCTTGTCCTCATCCTGATTTGATCAACATAAGAAAATAACAACAGGACTTTCTTTTTcctgtgaactattcctttaaatgaatCATCATAGCAGTAACTGCCTATTACTGACAGGGTTCGTTAGTGCTGCTTAAACTAATTAGCAGTGGCGGAGGAGACAGCGGCAGATAGCTAATGTGTTCAGCGACTAATTCACTTAGAGCGAGACGTCAGTCACTTCGTTATCCAGTAAACTTTCAGTGTCATTTGTTCTCAATTGGACTTGAGCTCAGAGATCGTCTCAGTGACTCCTGTAACCTGGCCTCATTTGAACAGAGCTGGTTTCTGGCTGATGGGCTGCCACGGTCTCTATGGTAATGTGGATGGAGTGTTGAAGGAGGGCCGTGGCTCACTTATCATTCACTGAGGGGGCTGGATTTCTGAGACACGAGGCAGATGTGCCAGGCTCTGACTCATGCCACCTGCAGTGCTCCAGAAAAATACTGCATACGGAGGAGGAGATCCAGATTTCTGTCAGACAGAGTCCTACTCCAGACTAGTGTAGAACAAATATTGCATTCTAGCGAATAGTTGGCAAACACCAAATTACCACATATTAAATGCAGGGCTTTGTGGAATTATTTTTGCAAGTGCTTTACCAAATTGTTTTTTGGAAGAAGAATGGCAGATATTATAACTGGGGGAGTATGTCCACACTACTTTTAGACATTGTTAATTTCACTcccctacactgtaaaaatggtGACTTGGAATTTTACCCATATATCTTCCTAATTTAACTGCTAAAATCTTATGTTTTCATGTATTTAGGTTGATTTAGTgatattaagtaatatttttgactttcttttttaatgaaatgttttattacattttgtaaaaaaaaaaaaaaatttattatattaatgtaaattttttagCTGGTTTATTTTGCTTGGCTGAAAAATCTAAGTCCGAAAATGATGGAAGCTGGTTTCTGCCacaggataatatatatatatatatatatatatatatatatatatatattatctcacaattcagcctattttttcttgcaattctaagTAATTCTCATAATTCTGTGTTTTGTTCTTTGAGTTGTGGCAGAGAGTTGAaaaatataaagtcagaaataTGAACCccaaggaaaaaataataattttatgacataaaaagtcaattgtgagatgtaaagtaagaattctgaggaaaaagtcagaTTTAAATTCTAGAACTGTGAGATTTTAAGTCAAaattctgggggaaaaaaagtcagaattgtgacataacttgagaattgtgagatttaaactcgtAATTCAGAGAAAATAGTTACTATTAGAGACTGGTCCACTGTTAAAGGGGAGGCTAAGTGTCTAATTGTTTGTGTCCACAGCTCTCGGGGTAAACACAATCAGAGTAAATGAGGCTTAATGATTTCGCAGCAGGCATGAGTGCCAGTTGTTCTTTTAGGCTGACATGTTCTCACCTCTGGACCGCCCTGATCCCGCAAACTCTGTCAAACTACATACATCCCCCACTGCATGCTACACAGCTCTCATTTAGCTGTTGTCCTCATGTCATTTGCTTTTGCTTACTCTACAGAcattactgttaaatgtaaactCACTGTGTTTCCTGTTCACTCATTATTATATCCACACTTAAAGCAGCATTAGGAAAATTCAAAGGTACCGTCCACCTTTTCTGTTATACCGTGACTTTGTTTTTGGTTACACTTTTTAATAACTTAATgaacaattattaatttttttattatttaacaggaCAGTGATGCATGTACTGTGTGTTTAAATCTAAAAActctacctttcaaaagtttgcggtcaggtttgattatttatttatttcgttattgaagacgaagaagaagaaagtatatatttattaagcaaggatacattaataaaaaatatatatattataatgttaccaaatacttctgttttgaataaattatattttgatattacaaaattatatatttgaacattattacaaaaataatatgaaaacaaatattaagcagcatggcTGTTTTtctgagcatcaaatcagtatataagaatgatttctgaaggttcatgatgctcaagactggagtaatgatgctgaaatgatgctttgcttcacaggaataaatcacatttggaaacaataaaattgtaataatattttacaacattactgtttgtgctttatttttaatcaaataatgaaGTCCTGGTGAGCTTAAAAAAATGCATACCAACCCTtaacttttgaacggtaatgtgTATGAATCAAAATCATGCTCTATTGTCTAAATATATCTTGTAACAATCACAATAATTAACGTTGATTGTAATGATGCAAGTCACTTTAAAGTTTGTTTAACCCTCTGAcacatgattttttaaatgacaaaaacattttctgtttaaaaggaaaaaacctgtctttttataataatataatcataaccatattatatcataaaaaaaCTACATGACTTATAGAGGACAGTCATATAGAATTATGGGTAATCGTCAAATATAATCACCCAAGGTGGCAAGTTGGCGTCATGCATCTGAGGGTTAACATTTCTGTAAAGCATATCTAGATGTTGTGTTTTCTGCAGTGGTTGTGATTGACGGTTTGTGGCTCCTTATGTGGGCAGTGTGGGTGTCAGAGTGATGGACACGTCGTGGGTGAAGGGCAAAAGTTCCTCTACATTGACCCGCAAAGCCTCGTCCACGCCTCCACAAGCGCCCGGCTCTCCTGCAGACACCCTGATCACTGAGCAGCCCGGTGAGCTGGCCACATCTCCAATCCCCACACCCCCTCCTGGAGACAGGGgcaggtaaaacaacaacaacaacacttgaTTCCCATCATCCTCGACCTGTTTTCCATTCTCATTtcaatgtactgtatgcatattCAACAGCAGAACTAGTTGCATCAACTAACTTGTGACCCCACTGTTTTCCATTCAGCAATTAACTCTTTTGCTTTCCCTGCATTTGtgtattaatgacatcatttcctcTGCTCTTCTATGCTTTCCTTGTTCtacttaatattatatatttttttactttatctaaAACTagaagtgtgtatttttatttttatttttacgcaCTGTAGTGCAGTCAGTATGGCCGTGTACACACTGCAGATAAATACAGTTGTCAGTCCTCTTGAGTTCTTCTTCCTGTTTTGTACACACAGACTTCAGTTTGTGGCATCAGCATTCTGCAACCAAATTaacttgcatttacatttaacaaaaccaaACTCAGCAACTAGTTCTTGCAATGTAATTAAAAGCCTCTTTCTTCTCCTGATGCGAGGCAAGAAGATCTCAGGGAAAGAGGTACACCAATGATcgaatgtttggggtcagtaagacttgtaaatttttgttattttgaactttgatcaaagaatccttaaaaaatgtGTCATACagtagtttccacaaaaatgttaagcagcagcACATCTGTTTCAATATCGATGTTTATAAAAATTAGAAGTTAATCAGCATATTGGCAAAgatgggaaggttactttggaaatgtgaTAGGTTACGGATTAAAAGTTAATGTAATAAGTAGTGTAGCTATTCAGTGtctttttaaagtaatgtaactgattacatttgattacaaaATACAACTGTCAAATCCAAAAATTTAAGCCAGGTACGGTTAACATTACGGTAGTACTCAACATTCATTACTGTCAGACGGTgctgaaaatatattacattttatttattacatttacacttTATAAGTatcttaaaatagattttaaattacattttttgctgtatttttttcatcaaatcaATACTGCTTTGGTGAGCATACGAGACTGACCACTATGCCTCCAGGACGCTTACATCATGTTTCTTTGGCATGTTTCTAATTTGTAATTTCAGGAGTGACTCCTGTACTCTGTTCAGACTCAAAATGATAACGTAGAGGATTCACTACCAGATATGAATGCAGTTGTTGATGCTTTTGCAGTGTGTACAGGCCTATGTGATCATGTAGTCACAGTTTGGTAGGATTGGTCTTGCTGTGGCTTCCTATTCATTCAATTTCACTAATAATCAACCCATAAGCCCATTTGCAAATCATACATTAATGAAGCCAAGGTCATGCCATGGTTAAGTCATTATATTTACAGTTTGCAATGGCTGATGATTTGACTGGCTTACTTACACCCCCAACACTCTTTCGGGCAATGAAAGggtttttgtgtctgtgtttaacTGCTCTGGGTTTTCACCATCTTTAGAGACCTTGGTTTCGGTGATTAGCTCTTGTACAGTATATTAATGTTTGGTTGCTCAAAGAGATTTTTTTCCTTACTTGGTGCAGTGCGCAGACACAAGgtcattttcagttttctttttgaatttgaatgcatTGCTGTGCTTTTCCTGCCAGTGGAGTTGGATGGCGCCTCTTTTTCGTTGCTAAGCTTGCTGTTTGCTAGACCTGTTGCTAATTGCCGCGTTCTAAACTGGCTAAATGCTCATACCAGCTTGAGACTAACATGCAGACCAAAGGATCCTGAGAGTATTATCAATATTGTATGACGCTAGCGAGCCACAGCTGGAGCTAAGCATCCACTTTCCTGTTGCGCTGTCATGCGTGTGCAGTTGACCAGAGCTCTCTCTCCTGTGTTTGctcttttattgttttcaatatcTGCAGCTCAGACGACGTGTCGCCCATTCGGCCGGATTCCTCACATGTCTATTCGTCCCACGTGGAGGAGCGGCCACCCCCTCCGTACCCTTCCTCGTCCTCATCTTCCCACCCCGGTTCTCACCACTTCTACCCCAAGCCCCCTCCCTGCGCTCGGCCCGTCGCCCCTGGTCCCGAGTCCCAGCCTCCCGGCTCCCCACCTCCGCCCCTGCGCTGGGCCGGCTTCGGCCTTTCCCAGCCCCAGCCACccccctcctcttcttcctcttcctcctcctcctcactcgATATCAACTCCAACCCCAAGCCTAGCTGCCTGCACTTTCCCAAACACGGGCCCCTGTGTGACGCGCCGCATGCCGCTTCAACTGACGCCAGTGCTTCACCCCTCTATATTAAAACCCCTCTCGTACTGACCCGCCATGACATGTCCCTCGGAAACCCCCCTAGCCTCCCCTCCACCGCACCCCCGCCGTGGGCTGCCTGTCCATGTGCCCGTGAGAGAGGACCCCCCAGGCTGACTAGGTAAATACCACCTGCCTGCGGCCACCCTGCCTTCGCAAAACACATTGTGACGGCCCCTGATCAGGGCTCCCCACACTGTCTGAGCGCTCACCTCAGATCACTCCATACTGGCTCCCACTTTTCCATCTTGTTTTTGGAACTTTCTTTGTAATGTTATTGCTTTCTCAGTCCCATCACGCAAATTCCGTAACATTCTCATTGTCTGGGAAAGCCTGAGGTTGCCTGGCAACTGAGGATGTTACTGGCCTTAGTGAAAGTGGATCCTTCAAGTAGAAATCAGTGCTCTCAttgagtttttatattattttgtatatattcacattttgaatcagttcacattttaagttattttaatttaagatttttgtcattttgttgtgtttttagtagctattttaatatgtctatttatttttatttcagtattagctgttttagtacatcaagttaaaccaaaTCAAAAACGTTGCCTTTGCAGCTAgctgaaaaaaaggttttaaaatcatattgaatttcagttaacatttattaacatttttgaatggttttaGATCCAAATTTTAGATCCAAACTttataactataataaccctggtagaaataaatacaatgattGAGCTGCAAATGGTGACATGAAGCTGCTGATGAGCTGCCCACCTATAGGCATCTATTTTAGTCATCATAGGCGCTCTCCCAACACAAAGATTCCCCCATACAATAGGAAATGGATTTATTCTGTCCTCATGTGATAGT comes from Carassius auratus strain Wakin chromosome 3, ASM336829v1, whole genome shotgun sequence and encodes:
- the arhgap44a gene encoding rho GTPase-activating protein 44 isoform X8, with translation MVEGAAVLGEESLLGKMLNLCGETEEKLAQELLMFEIQIERDVVDPLYLLAEVEIPNIQKQRKHLAKLVLDMDSARTRWQQSSKSSGHPSNVQQGGAKSDSLREEMEETANRMEICRDQLSADMYNFMAKEIDYANYFHTLIEVQAEYHRKSLEILQSVLPQIKAHQEAWIEKPSYGKALEEHLAISGREIAFPIEACVTMLLECGMEEEGLFRVAPSASKLKKLKASLDCGVLDVQEYSADPHAIAGALKSYLRELPEPLMTFELYDEWIQASNIQDMDKRLQALLCTCEKLPADNLNNFRYLIKFLAKLTEHQDANKMTPGNIAIVLGPNLLWTHSEGNMTEMMTTMSLQIVGIVEPIIQHADWFFPGEIEFNLTGSFGSPVHTNHNSNYSSMPSPDMDQSDRKQQHDQSRRPLSVATDNMMLEFYKKDGSIRKIQSVGVRVMDTSWVKGKSSSTLTRKASSTPPQAPGSPADTLITEQPGELATSPIPTPPPGDRGSSDDVSPIRPDSSHVYSSHVEERPPPPYPSSSSSSHPGSHHFYPKPPPCARPVAPGPESQPPGSPPPPLRWAGFGLSQPQPPPSSSSSSSSSSLDINSNPKPSCLHFPKHGPLCDAPHAASTDASASPLYIKTPLVLTRHDMSLGNPPSLPSTAPPPWAACPCARERGPPRLTSTLKSKDLSPVIGHKSAQASGATVPPVSGQQSNSQSPHSAEHSPHTLRKASKKLAPVPPKVPYGQSGGISDQSTGQPSPVSLSPTPPSTPSPYSLGCPPGLAPTSSPGQTPLGGPHTLSSPPSLTGTLTKSRPTPKPRQRPSLPPPQPPTVPPTAPQPLEQGLLDGLSPGESMSTADFFSLEIPSINVNLDSLLDEFRVPRRSSLAAVSSPEGESVSEEEGQSTTL
- the arhgap44a gene encoding rho GTPase-activating protein 44 isoform X5, with amino-acid sequence MKKQFNRMRQLANQTVGRAEKTEVLSDDLLQVEKRLDLVKQVSHSTHKKLNACLQGQQGTDLEKKSVKSPSKKLPLTILAQCMVEGAAVLGEESLLGKMLNLCGETEEKLAQELLMFEIQIERDVVDPLYLLAEVEIPNIQKQRKHLAKLVLDMDSARTRWQQSSKSSGHPSNVQQGGAKSDSLREEMEETANRMEICRDQLSADMYNFMAKEIDYANYFHTLIEVQAEYHRKSLEILQSVLPQIKAHQEAWIEKPSYGKALEEHLAISGREIAFPIEACVTMLLECGMEEEGLFRVAPSASKLKKLKASLDCGVLDVQEYSADPHAIAGALKSYLRELPEPLMTFELYDEWIQASNIQDMDKRLQALLCTCEKLPADNLNNFRYLIKFLAKLTEHQDANKMTPGNIAIVLGPNLLWTHSEGNMTEMMTTMSLQIVGIVEPIIQHADWFFPGEIEFNLTGSFGSPVHTNHNSNYSSMPSPDMDQSDRKQQHDQSRRPLSVATDNMMLEFYKKDGSIRKIQSVGVRVMDTSWVKGKSSSTLTRKASSTPPQAPGSPADTLITEQPGELATSPIPTPPPGDRGSSDDVSPIRPDSSHVYSSHVEERPPPPYPSSSSSSHPGSHHFYPKPPPCARPVAPGPESQPPGSPPPPLRWAGFGLSQPQPPPSSSSSSSSSSLDINSNPKPSCLHFPKHGPLCDAPHAASTDASASPLYIKTPLVLTRHDMSLGNPPSLPSTAPPPWAACPCARERGPPRLTSTLKSKDLSPVIGHKSAQASGATVPPVSGQQSNSQSPHSAEHSPHTLRKASKKLAPVPPKVPYGQSGGISDQSTADFFSLEIPSINVNLDSLLDEFRVPRRSSLAAVSSPEGESVSEEEGQSTTL